One window of Watersipora subatra chromosome 3, tzWatSuba1.1, whole genome shotgun sequence genomic DNA carries:
- the LOC137391981 gene encoding acetylcholine receptor subunit beta-like 1 yields the protein MTILAVPRSMILGLTLLLGQSLGSDSEHRLVQDLFDKPGYNPLIRPVENISDPIEVSLGVTLFQVITVEERTQVMKTNNWIRMGWKDYQLKWNPEEYGGITEIRLPCAQIWKPDIVLLNNADGKYEQSFCCHTVIGANGTIMWIPPSIYKSSCTIDVDASQVQLKLDTEEATCEVSNYVYSGTWDLMKCPATLSTTKKNSEIQYDIVLRRKTLFYTVNLLTPCVLISFLSVLTFYLPADAQEKVTLCISILLALVVFLLLVSKSLPPTSVTMPLISKYLFFTFIMNIVTVVVSVAIININFRSPRTYKMPRWIRIIFLQWLPIILFMKRPEHEEKYLRWKERKLAMKEASSTRPKANGATTGIEMNEFKISDAESNHTFRSATTKETLPVSIKAAKAIEAIEFITEHLKRVDDYDEICNDWRYIAGVIDRFLLYIFLIITIAGTISIIVNAPNIFEHVDQKAIIDELMNQSS from the exons ATGACTATTTTAGCAGTGCCTAGATCTATGATACTGGGGCTAACTTTGCTGCTAGGACAAA GTTTGGGGAGTGACTCAGAACACAGGCTAGTCCAGGACCTGTTTGACAAGCCAGGTTACAACCCATTGATTAGACCCGTAGAAAATATATCAGATCCTATAGAAGTTAGCCTTGGAGTCACTCTTTTTCAAGTTATTACAGTC GAAGAGAGGACACAAGTAATGAAGACTAACAACTGGATACGAATG GGATGGAAAGACTATCAGCTGAAGTGGAACCCAGAAGAGTATGGAGGCATTACAGAGATACGTCTACCATGTGCACAAATATGGAAACCAGATATAGTCCTTTTAAACAA TGCTGACGGCAAATATGAGCAGTCGTTCTGCTGTCATACAGTGATAGGAGCGAATGGCACTATTATGTGGATTCCTCCCTCCATCTATAAGAGTTCTTGTACAATAGATGTCGA TGCGAGCCAAGTTCAGCTAAAGTTAGACACGGAGGAAGCTACTTGCGAAGTCAGCAACTATGTCTACAGCGGCACTTGGGACTTGATGAAATGTCCGGCAACACTGTCAACCACAAAGAAAAACAGTGAAATTCAATATGATATAGTCTTACGCCGAAAGACTCTGTTTTATACAGTTAATTTGTTAACACCTTGCGTATTAATATCCTTTCTTAGCGTGCTCACATTCTATCTACCTGCCGACGCGCAAGAGAAGGTGACCTTATGTATTTCCATTCTTCTTGCGTTAGTGGTGTTCTTGCTGCTTGTATCAAAGAGTTTACCGCCTACATCAGTGACAATGCCGCTGATATCAAAATacttgttttttacttttatcatGAATATAGTGACAGTCGTTGTTTCTGTTGCTATAATTAATATCAACTTTCGATCTCCTCGGACTTATAAAATGCCACGCTGGATTCGAATTATCTTCCTCCAATGGTTACCCATCATACTGTTTATGAAACGACCAGAGCACGAAGAGAAATATTTGCGATGGAAAGAACGAAAGCTTGCGATGAAGGAAGCGAGCTCAACTCGACCAAAAGCGAATGGCGCAACGACCGGCATTGAGATGAACGAGTTTAAAATAAGCGACGCCGAGAGCAACCATACTTTCCGTTCTGCAACTACAAAAGAAACACTTCCAGTTTCCATCAAAGCTGCCAAGGCAATTGAGGCGATAGAATTCATCACAGAACACTTAAAAAGAGTCGATGACTATGATGAG ATCTGCAATGATTGGAGATACATAGCTGGAGTTATAGATAGGTTTCTACTATACATCTTCCTCATTATCACCATTGCGGGCACTATTAGCATTATTGTGAATGCCCCGAACATCTTTGAACATGTTGATCAAAAAGCCATAATTGATGAGCTGATGAACCAATCTAGCTAG